DNA from Massilia antarctica:
ACGTTTACGTAAACGTCAAGCAAACCTGCTAGAATCGCCGGACGCCGATACCGTAGAATTCGTCGCCCGCTACAAGATTGGCGGGCGCGCGCACCGCCTGCACGAAGTGAGCCGTTTCGTTCGCGAGACCCACGACGGCGTGGCGCGCTGGTACTACCTGGACGGCAGTTTCCCGGACTAAAAAAGGATCGCAATGCCCCACATCGACAGCAAACTCAATCCGCGCAGCGACGACTTCAAGGCCAACGCCGCGGCCATGCAACGCATCGTCGACGACCTGCGCGCCAAGGTCACCGCGGCCGCCGCCGGCGGTGGCGAGGCCGCCAGCGCCAAGCATGTCGCGCGCGGCAAGCTGCTGCCGCGCGACCGCGTGCAGATGTTGCTCGATCCCGGCACGCCCTTCCTCGAATTTTCCCAGCTGGCCGCGTACGACATGTACGACGGCGCCGCGCCCGCCGCCGGCATCATCACCGGCATCGGCCGCGTGTCCGGCCAGGAGTGCGTGATCGTCTGTAACGACGCCACCGTCAAGGGCGGCACCTACTACCCGATGACGGTCAAGAAGCACCTGCGCGCGCAGGAAATCGCCGACCAGAACCAGCTGCCCTGCATCTACCTGGTCGACTCGGGCGGCGCCAACCTGCCGAACCAGGACGACGTCTTCCCCGACCGCGACCATTTCGGCCGCATCTTCTTCAACCAGGCCAATTTGTCGGCCAAGGGCATCCCGCAGATCGCCGTCGTCATGGGTTCGTGCACCGCCGGCGGCGCCTACGTGCCGGCCATGAGCGACGAATCGATCATCGTCAAGGAGCAGGGCACCATCTTCCTGGGCGGCCCGCCGCTGGTGAAAGCGGCCACCGGCGAAGTGGTCACGGCCGAAGACCTGGGCGGCGGCGACGTCCACACGCGCCTGTCCGGCGTGGTCGACCACCTGGCGCAGAACGACCTGCACGCGCTGTCGCTGGCGCGCACCATCGTGTCGAACCTGAACCGGGTCAAACCGGCCCAGATGGCGCTGCGCGAGTCCGTCGAACCGAAATACGCGCCGGAAGAACTGTACGGCGTCATTCCCGTCGATACGCGCAAGCCCTTCGATGTGCGCGAAGTCATCGCCCGCATCGTCGACGGCAGCGACTTCGACGAATTCAAGGCGCGCTACGGCACCACGCTCATTTGCGGCTTCGCCCATATCTATGGCGTCAAGGTCGGCATCATCGCCAACAACGGCATCCTGTTCTCCGAGTCGGCCTTGAAAGGCACGCACTTCATCGAACTGTGCTGCCAGCGCAAGATCCCGCTGGTGTTCCTGCAAAATATCACCGGCTTCATGGTCGGGCGCAAATACGAAAACGAAGGCATCGCCCGCAACGGCGCCAAGATGGTCACGGCGGTCGCCACGGCGGCGGTACCGAAGTTCACGGTCATCATCGGCGGCAGCTTCGGTGCCGGCAATTACGGCATGTGCGGGCGTGCGTTCTCGCCGCGCTTCTTGTGGATGTGGCCTAATGCGCGCATCTCGGTGATGGGCGGCGACCAGGCCGCGTCGGTGCTGGCCACGGTCAAGCGCGACGGCATCGAGGGCAAGGGCGGCCAGTGGTCGGCGGAAGAGGAAGCCGCCTTCAAGCAGCCGATCAAGGAACAGTACGAACACCAGGGCCATCCTTACTACGCCACCGCGCGCCTGTGGGACGATGGCGTGATCGATCCGGCCGACACCCGCATGGTGCTCGGCCTGGGCCTGTCGGCCGCCCTCAACGCGGAAATCCCGGACACGAAGTTCGGCGTCTTCCGCATGTAAAGCACTAGGTAAAGGAATCGCATGGACTATCAGACACTCGCCGTTTCAATCGCCGACCGGGTCGCCACCGTCACCCTGAACCGTCCGGACGTGCGCAACGCGTTCAACGAAATCACCATCGCCGAACTGTCGCTGGCCTTCGATGAACTGGGACGCGGCGACGACATCCGCGCCATCGTGCTCGATGCGAACGGCCCGGCCTTTTGCGCCGGCGCGGACCTGAACTGGATGAAGAAAATGGCCGGCTACTCGCACGCCGAAAACAGCGAGGACGCCGCCAAGCTGGCCGAGATGCTGCGCGCGATCTACCTGTGCCCGAAACCGGTGGTCGCCAAGATCCAGGGCGACTGCTATGCCGGCGGCATGGGCCTGGTGGCCGCCTGCGATATCGCGGTAGCCGTGGGCAGCGCCAGCTTCTGCCTGTCCGAAGTCAAACTGGGCCTGATCCCGGCGACCATTTCGCCGTACGTGATCCGCGCCATGGGCGAAAACGCGGCGCGCCGCTACTTCCTCACGGCCGAAAAATTCAGCGCCCAGGAAGCGCACCGCATCGGCTTCGTGCACGACATCGTGCCGGCCGATTCGCTCGACGCCCAGGTGGCGGCGATCGTCAACGCGCTGGTCACCAGCAGCCCGAACGCCGTGCGCGAAGCCAAGGTGCTGGTGCGCGAGATCACCGGCAAGGCGGTCGATGCGGCGATGGTGGTCGACACCGCCGAGCGCATCGCCAAGGTACGCGCATCGGATGAAGGCCGCGAAGGCGTCGCTTCCTTCCTCGAAAAACGCAAGCCTTCCTGGCTGGTGTGACGTGATGGCCGACATGCCTCAGGATTGGGTAGCGCGCAGCCTGCGCAGCGTGTGGCACCCGTGCACGCAGATGCAACACCATGAAACCGTTCCCCTGATCCCGGTCAGCCACGGACGCGGTGCGTGGCTGTACGACCATGAAGGCAAGCGTTATCTGGACGCGATCAGTTCCTGGTGGGTCAACCTGTTCGGCCACGCCAACCCGCTCATCAACGCGGCCTTGAAAGACCAGCTGGACCGGCTGGAGCACGCCATGCTGGCCGGCTTCACGCACGAACCGGTGGTGCGCCTGTCGGAGCAGCTCTCCGAGATGACCGGCAAGGTGCTCGGCCACTCTTTCTACGCGTCGGACGGGGCCTCGGCGGTCGAAATCGCGCTGAAAATGAGCTTTCATGCGTGGCGCAACGCGGGCATGAGCGACAAGCAGGAATTCGTCTGCCTGCAGGGCAGCTACCACGGCGAAACCATCGGCGCGCTGGCGGTGACCGATGTGGCGCTGTTCAAGGATGCCTACGGCCCGCTGCTGCGCGCCGCCCGCGTGGTGACATCCCCGGACGCACGCAATGCGCAGGAAGGCGAAAGCGCGCAGGATGTGGCGCGCCGCGCCGCAGCCGACGTGGAAAAGCTGTTCGAGGAACGCGCCGGCCACATCGCCGCCATCATCATCGAGCCGCTGGTCCAGTGCGCGACCGGCATGGCGATGCACGACCCGCTCTACCTGACCCTGGTGCGCGAACTGTGCGACCGCTTCCAGGTGCACATGATCCTCGACGAAATCGCGGTCGGCTGCGGACGCACCGGCACCTTTTTCGCCTGCGAGCAGGCCGCCATCTGGCCGGATTTCTTGTGCCTGTCGAAAGGCATCAGCGGCGGCTACCTGCCGCTCTCGCTCGTGCTCACGCGCGACGAGGTGTACCAGGCCTTCTACAGCGCCGATATGACGCGGGGCTTTTTGCATTCGCACTCGTACACCGGCAATCCGCTGGCCTGCCGCGCGGCGCTGGCGACCCTGCAGATTTTCAAGGACGACGATGTATTGAACCGCAACCGCGCGCGCGCCACGCGCCTGACGACGGCGCTGGCGCCCCTGGCCGAGCATGAGCGCGTGCGCAATTTCCGCCAGCGCGGCATGATCTGGGCCTTCGATGCGGTCGAACCCGACGCCGCGCGCGCCGCCACCTTTTCGCGCCGCTTCTTTTCCAGCGCGCTGGAAAACGAACTGCTGCTGCGCCCCATCGGCCGCACCGTCTACCTGATGCCGCCATATATTCTCTCCGACGAGGAAAGCGACGGCCTGGCCGAGCGCACCCGCGCCGTGTTCGACACCGTGATCGCGAGCTGACCGATGAAGTTGATAGATGCAATCGAGCGCCAACTGCGCCAGTTTGACGAACAAAGCCTGACGCGCGAACGGCGCGTGGTGGACACGCCCTGCAAGCCGCGCCTGACGGTGAACGGCCGCCCGCTGCTGGCCTTTGCCAGCAACGACTACCTTGGCCTGGCGGCGCACCCGCGCGTGGTCGAAGCGCTGCGCGAAGGCGCGGACCTGTACGGCGCCGGCAGCGGCGCCTCGCACCTCATCTCCGGCCACAGCGTGGCGCACCAGCGGCTGGAAGAGCGGCTGGCCGGCTTCGTCGGCCCGCATCTGGAATCGCCGCGCACACTGGGCTTTTGCACCGGCTACATGGCCAACCTGGCGATCCTCACCGCGCTCGGCGCCGATGGCGACGCCCAGATTTTTTCCGAATCGCTGAACCACGCCTCGCTGATCGACGGCGCCCGGCTGGCGCGCGCCGCCGTCAAGGTGTATCCGCACGCGGACCTGGCGGCCCTTGGCGCCATGCTGGCTGCCAGCAACGCGACGGCCAAGCTGGTGGTCACCGACAGCGTTTTCAGCATGGATGGCGACATCGCCCCCCTGCCCGAACTGCTGGCGCTGTGCGAGCAGCATGATGCGTGG
Protein-coding regions in this window:
- a CDS encoding carboxyl transferase domain-containing protein, which encodes MPHIDSKLNPRSDDFKANAAAMQRIVDDLRAKVTAAAAGGGEAASAKHVARGKLLPRDRVQMLLDPGTPFLEFSQLAAYDMYDGAAPAAGIITGIGRVSGQECVIVCNDATVKGGTYYPMTVKKHLRAQEIADQNQLPCIYLVDSGGANLPNQDDVFPDRDHFGRIFFNQANLSAKGIPQIAVVMGSCTAGGAYVPAMSDESIIVKEQGTIFLGGPPLVKAATGEVVTAEDLGGGDVHTRLSGVVDHLAQNDLHALSLARTIVSNLNRVKPAQMALRESVEPKYAPEELYGVIPVDTRKPFDVREVIARIVDGSDFDEFKARYGTTLICGFAHIYGVKVGIIANNGILFSESALKGTHFIELCCQRKIPLVFLQNITGFMVGRKYENEGIARNGAKMVTAVATAAVPKFTVIIGGSFGAGNYGMCGRAFSPRFLWMWPNARISVMGGDQAASVLATVKRDGIEGKGGQWSAEEEAAFKQPIKEQYEHQGHPYYATARLWDDGVIDPADTRMVLGLGLSAALNAEIPDTKFGVFRM
- a CDS encoding enoyl-CoA hydratase/isomerase family protein, whose protein sequence is MDYQTLAVSIADRVATVTLNRPDVRNAFNEITIAELSLAFDELGRGDDIRAIVLDANGPAFCAGADLNWMKKMAGYSHAENSEDAAKLAEMLRAIYLCPKPVVAKIQGDCYAGGMGLVAACDIAVAVGSASFCLSEVKLGLIPATISPYVIRAMGENAARRYFLTAEKFSAQEAHRIGFVHDIVPADSLDAQVAAIVNALVTSSPNAVREAKVLVREITGKAVDAAMVVDTAERIAKVRASDEGREGVASFLEKRKPSWLV
- the bioA gene encoding adenosylmethionine--8-amino-7-oxononanoate transaminase, with translation MADMPQDWVARSLRSVWHPCTQMQHHETVPLIPVSHGRGAWLYDHEGKRYLDAISSWWVNLFGHANPLINAALKDQLDRLEHAMLAGFTHEPVVRLSEQLSEMTGKVLGHSFYASDGASAVEIALKMSFHAWRNAGMSDKQEFVCLQGSYHGETIGALAVTDVALFKDAYGPLLRAARVVTSPDARNAQEGESAQDVARRAAADVEKLFEERAGHIAAIIIEPLVQCATGMAMHDPLYLTLVRELCDRFQVHMILDEIAVGCGRTGTFFACEQAAIWPDFLCLSKGISGGYLPLSLVLTRDEVYQAFYSADMTRGFLHSHSYTGNPLACRAALATLQIFKDDDVLNRNRARATRLTTALAPLAEHERVRNFRQRGMIWAFDAVEPDAARAATFSRRFFSSALENELLLRPIGRTVYLMPPYILSDEESDGLAERTRAVFDTVIAS
- the bioF gene encoding 8-amino-7-oxononanoate synthase, with product MKLIDAIERQLRQFDEQSLTRERRVVDTPCKPRLTVNGRPLLAFASNDYLGLAAHPRVVEALREGADLYGAGSGASHLISGHSVAHQRLEERLAGFVGPHLESPRTLGFCTGYMANLAILTALGADGDAQIFSESLNHASLIDGARLARAAVKVYPHADLAALGAMLAASNATAKLVVTDSVFSMDGDIAPLPELLALCEQHDAWLVIDDAHGFGVLGAHGRGALEHFNLRSPNIVYMGTLGKAAGVGGAFVAAHAKVIELMIQRGRPYIYTTAAPPALAHALLTSIDIIGGDEGASRRAHLQSLIAAFDEQVDLKHWQRVPSSTAIQAIVIGTNEEVLRIGAGLHGHGLWVPAIRPPTVPEGTARLRVTLSAAHTHEEVAQLAAVLNDLERT